One genomic segment of Desulfomicrobium sp. ZS1 includes these proteins:
- a CDS encoding PAS domain S-box protein — translation MFDRLLHGSIKKKLAILFLMAALPAIVIIVFAGLDNRQRAVSNAEQKLQAFSRQLAEMQTQTTLTTKTFLEGLALLPEVRQAETEACTRLFANLLKINPGYAALHLVDLSGNIVASGNARKPANFAHTRHFKDTLSTKAFAPGEYILGVTLHIPVFTFGYPVLNDQGEIRGVLLTSIRLDTYGDLFKHTRFPENSFVGVCDRNGLRLFRYPENSATGLGEPIKPSVFAHAVSGPSEGLLLEAGTDGVTRILAFQKLRLSPDAPPYMYFFVGAPSAMFYANAKSGMLRDFSILFLTIGLTMLSGWFLGGRTVGMRLEEMAKASKRIGQGDLTVRVGPAPEITEVDVLAGAFNNMAESLAQDIVRRTQAEDALRKSEHRHKIIFQHSPLAIIFFDHEGTIVDCNEPFIKIMGSTREKLIGFNTARQSTPKMRDTIKKALAGEVAVFEDEYTSITGGVTKSLRVVFNPITPEQTPSPIIATLEDITERKEAEKALLESESRFRKLFEQVPAIAVQGYGMDGIARYWNQASENLYGYGADEAIGAKLTDLIIPPEIRADVKAAMRSMAETKIPIPASELTLMRKDGSRVVVFSSHAIVEKAGGEPELFCVDIDLTSRKEAEEALLKLKEAAEAANQAKSEFLANMSHEIRTPINGVMGMLQLLETTPLDAEQASYIHMAAEAANRLTRLLTDILDLSRVEAGKMEIREAPFHIQDIIDSVAGLFAVTARNKGLILECRLAPGMPGILLGDEMRVRQVLFNLVGNALKFTQRGRVELDISALSAKDEDTCRVHFCVTDTGIGIAEDRLGEIFEPFRQVENSFTRTYQGAGLGLSIVHRLVALMGGTITIESAPGEGTSVHVVLPLRTLKIDASNPMSASPGDNSAGMRVLLVEDDPSNRIPTQKLLEKAGHTVILAENGRQALDLLAANDIDCILMDVQMPVMSGVEATRIIRGSTTLGAKRDIPIIALTAYAMAGDKEAFLAAGMNGYVAKPATLEEMMQAMREAMGKKAGDTAPPRCQGSTFDLP, via the coding sequence ATGTTCGATCGCCTGTTGCATGGCTCCATCAAAAAGAAGCTCGCCATCCTCTTTCTCATGGCGGCGCTCCCCGCCATCGTCATCATTGTCTTTGCCGGATTGGACAACCGCCAGAGGGCGGTCTCCAACGCCGAGCAGAAACTGCAGGCTTTTTCCCGCCAGCTTGCCGAAATGCAGACACAAACCACTCTGACCACAAAAACTTTCCTTGAAGGCCTGGCCTTGCTGCCCGAAGTGCGCCAGGCCGAGACAGAGGCATGCACTCGTCTCTTCGCCAACCTGCTCAAAATAAATCCAGGCTACGCGGCCCTCCACCTGGTTGACCTAAGCGGTAATATTGTAGCTTCCGGCAACGCGCGCAAACCTGCGAACTTCGCCCATACGAGGCATTTCAAGGACACGCTCTCCACAAAGGCCTTTGCCCCCGGCGAATATATCCTCGGCGTGACCCTGCACATCCCTGTCTTCACCTTCGGGTATCCCGTCCTGAACGATCAGGGCGAAATCAGAGGTGTCCTGCTGACCTCTATCCGCCTCGACACGTATGGGGACTTGTTCAAGCACACCCGCTTTCCGGAAAATTCTTTCGTCGGCGTCTGCGACAGGAACGGGCTGCGGCTCTTCCGTTATCCCGAAAACTCCGCAACCGGCCTTGGGGAACCAATCAAACCCTCGGTCTTTGCGCACGCCGTATCCGGACCTTCGGAAGGATTGCTCCTGGAAGCAGGCACGGACGGCGTCACGCGCATCCTCGCATTCCAGAAGCTGCGCCTGTCCCCGGACGCTCCCCCCTACATGTATTTTTTTGTCGGCGCGCCCAGCGCCATGTTCTACGCCAACGCAAAGAGCGGGATGCTGCGCGATTTCAGCATCCTGTTCCTGACCATCGGCCTGACCATGTTGAGCGGGTGGTTTCTTGGCGGCAGGACGGTAGGAATGCGGCTTGAGGAAATGGCCAAGGCTTCAAAGCGTATCGGCCAGGGGGATCTCACGGTCAGGGTGGGACCGGCGCCCGAGATCACCGAGGTCGATGTCTTGGCGGGAGCCTTCAACAACATGGCCGAATCCCTGGCACAAGACATTGTCAGGCGCACGCAGGCCGAAGACGCACTCCGAAAAAGCGAGCACAGGCACAAAATCATTTTTCAACATTCTCCACTGGCCATAATCTTTTTCGATCACGAAGGAACCATCGTCGATTGCAATGAACCGTTCATAAAAATCATGGGCTCGACACGCGAAAAATTGATCGGTTTCAATACAGCAAGACAAAGTACTCCGAAAATGCGCGACACCATCAAAAAAGCCCTGGCTGGCGAAGTGGCTGTCTTTGAGGACGAATACACCTCCATTACCGGAGGGGTGACAAAAAGCCTACGGGTCGTGTTCAACCCCATAACGCCGGAGCAAACTCCATCACCTATCATCGCCACGCTTGAGGATATCACCGAACGCAAAGAGGCCGAAAAAGCCCTGCTGGAAAGCGAATCCCGGTTTCGCAAACTTTTTGAGCAGGTCCCGGCAATCGCCGTTCAAGGTTATGGAATGGACGGCATCGCGCGTTACTGGAACCAGGCCTCGGAAAATCTTTACGGATACGGCGCGGACGAAGCGATCGGCGCGAAACTGACCGATCTGATCATCCCGCCTGAAATACGCGCGGACGTCAAAGCCGCCATGCGATCCATGGCCGAGACAAAAATCCCCATCCCTGCCAGCGAGCTGACTCTCATGCGCAAGGACGGCTCCCGGGTCGTGGTCTTTTCCAGCCATGCCATCGTCGAAAAGGCGGGAGGCGAGCCGGAGCTCTTTTGCGTGGACATCGACCTGACCAGCAGAAAAGAGGCTGAAGAGGCCCTGCTCAAGCTTAAAGAGGCTGCGGAAGCCGCCAACCAGGCCAAGAGCGAATTTCTGGCCAACATGAGCCACGAGATCCGCACCCCTATCAACGGGGTCATGGGCATGCTCCAGCTTCTGGAAACCACCCCCCTTGATGCCGAGCAGGCCAGCTACATTCACATGGCCGCAGAGGCCGCCAACCGCCTGACCAGACTCCTGACGGACATTCTCGATCTCTCCAGGGTGGAGGCGGGCAAGATGGAGATCCGCGAAGCTCCCTTCCACATCCAGGACATCATCGATTCCGTGGCCGGACTTTTCGCCGTCACGGCCAGAAACAAAGGCCTGATTCTGGAATGCAGGCTTGCCCCGGGCATGCCCGGAATTTTGCTCGGAGATGAAATGCGGGTACGCCAGGTGCTCTTCAATCTGGTGGGCAACGCCCTCAAATTTACGCAGCGAGGCAGGGTCGAGTTGGATATCTCGGCCCTGTCCGCAAAGGACGAAGACACCTGCCGCGTGCATTTCTGCGTCACGGACACGGGCATCGGCATCGCCGAAGACAGGCTTGGCGAGATCTTCGAACCGTTCCGGCAGGTCGAAAATTCCTTCACCCGCACGTATCAGGGCGCAGGCCTGGGGCTGTCCATCGTGCACAGGCTGGTCGCGCTCATGGGTGGAACCATCACCATAGAGAGCGCCCCCGGCGAAGGCACGAGCGTGCATGTCGTCCTGCCCTTGCGGACGCTCAAGATCGATGCGTCAAACCCCATGAGCGCATCGCCCGGCGACAATAGTGCGGGCATGCGCGTGCTTCTGGTCGAGGACGACCCTTCCAATCGAATTCCCACCCAAAAGCTGCTGGAGAAGGCCGGACACACGGTCATCCTGGCCGAAAACGGCCGGCAGGCCCTTGACCTGCTGGCGGCAAACGACATCGACTGCATCCTCATGGACGTGCAGATGCCCGTCATGAGCGGGGTCGAGGCGACACGCATCATCCGCGGCTCCACCACGCTGGGCGCAAAAAGGGACATCCCCATCATCGCCCTGACCGCCTATGCCATGGCCGGTGACAAGGAAGCTTTCCTGGCCGCCGGAATGAACGGATATGTCGCCAAGCCGGCGACCCTTGAAGAAATGATGCAGGCCATGCGGGAAGCCATGGGCAAAAAGGCAGGCGACACCGCTCCTCCGCGATGTCAGGGTTCCACTTTTGATTTGCCCTAA
- a CDS encoding cytochrome ubiquinol oxidase subunit I has translation MNFPIWELHWAGGGLLIALIAVFHVYIAHFAVGGGLFLVLTEHLGYRRQSPAILDYTKRHTKFFLLVTMVLGGITGVGIWFIISLVAPAATSQLIHTFVFAWAIEWVFFLCEIVSLFIYFYTFGKMGRRNHLTMGWLYFFFGWMSLFMINGIIGFMLTPGDWLETKDFWDGLFNPSFWPALAFRTFIALILAGLYGFVTATWEKDPKTRETLVRYCATWLLAPFAFLLLSGWWYVHVLPEGPQAMVLGANPEIAPYLQGFLWISVVLFAGGLIMAVRMPAAIKRPMALVLLVIGLLYMGCFETTREAGRRPYLIHGYMYSNAILVGTEDAIAAEGFLQTSGWHRNQEITPENAMAAGREIFRGQCAACHSIGGPLHNIKRLSAQFGTVGLEAQIAGMGKIYSYMPRFAGTAQERKALAAYIVHDLVEAPVTEQHARPRPEVALEIPAFNADEAEYVLLSWCTLGEKCISDSDSRFSILPPGSTLMAQLIRRGPLPELVTENVEITYTAPAGFENPANHVEFWKYAPSLVGKELPQNISAKGLGMSGVMKLGEQGSNFVADGIPVLPYMDDGTINPYPVFTIEAKDTASGEILATTKVVAPISTEIGCKNCHGGTWRHEGAMGISVTTASDVLARHDRRHKTRLLPEAEAGKPVLCQSCHPDPLLKATGNPELLNLPAAIHGFHANYLSGQPGAEPCHSCHPTGPDSYTYCARGTHAAKGLTCVNCHGTLEDHALSLLRGEKEAGKPKADLLMRHIKPRLVASVEEIEPRTPWNDQPDCLNCHVDFEPPHDAEPSAFNQWVRGPEGLYRMRTDDAGLMCESCHGSTHAEYPGTNAFHPDLDAIQPLQYQGHPGPIGSKGNCAVCHTEDMYDEFHHPNILGAL, from the coding sequence ATGAACTTTCCAATCTGGGAACTCCACTGGGCCGGCGGCGGACTGCTGATCGCGCTCATCGCCGTCTTTCATGTCTATATCGCCCATTTTGCCGTGGGCGGCGGACTCTTTCTCGTCCTCACCGAACACCTGGGCTATCGCCGGCAGTCCCCGGCAATCCTTGATTATACAAAACGCCACACCAAGTTCTTCCTGCTCGTGACCATGGTCCTGGGCGGAATCACCGGGGTGGGCATCTGGTTCATCATCTCGCTGGTCGCGCCTGCGGCCACGAGCCAGCTCATCCACACCTTTGTCTTTGCCTGGGCCATCGAATGGGTCTTTTTCCTGTGCGAAATCGTATCGTTGTTCATCTATTTCTACACCTTCGGAAAAATGGGGCGGCGCAACCATCTCACCATGGGCTGGCTCTATTTCTTCTTCGGCTGGATGTCGCTGTTCATGATCAACGGCATCATCGGCTTCATGTTGACCCCCGGCGACTGGTTGGAGACAAAAGACTTCTGGGACGGACTCTTCAACCCCTCCTTCTGGCCGGCACTGGCATTCAGGACGTTCATCGCCCTGATTCTGGCCGGACTTTACGGCTTCGTCACCGCCACCTGGGAAAAGGATCCCAAGACCCGCGAAACCCTGGTCCGCTATTGCGCGACATGGCTGCTGGCTCCCTTCGCCTTCCTGCTCCTGTCGGGGTGGTGGTACGTGCACGTGCTGCCCGAAGGGCCGCAGGCCATGGTCCTGGGCGCAAACCCGGAAATCGCCCCGTACCTACAGGGCTTTCTGTGGATATCAGTCGTTCTCTTTGCCGGCGGACTGATCATGGCCGTGCGCATGCCTGCCGCGATCAAGCGGCCCATGGCGCTGGTCCTGCTCGTCATCGGCCTGTTGTACATGGGCTGTTTTGAAACCACGCGCGAGGCCGGCCGCAGACCCTACCTGATCCACGGCTACATGTATTCCAACGCCATCCTGGTCGGCACTGAAGACGCCATCGCCGCCGAAGGCTTTCTGCAGACCTCCGGCTGGCACCGGAACCAGGAGATCACCCCCGAAAACGCCATGGCCGCAGGCCGTGAGATCTTTCGCGGCCAGTGCGCCGCCTGCCACTCCATCGGCGGCCCGCTGCACAACATCAAACGCCTGAGCGCGCAGTTCGGGACCGTTGGCCTCGAAGCCCAGATCGCGGGCATGGGCAAGATTTACTCCTACATGCCGCGTTTTGCCGGCACAGCGCAGGAGCGCAAGGCCCTGGCCGCCTACATCGTGCATGACCTGGTCGAAGCTCCCGTGACGGAACAGCATGCCCGGCCCCGCCCGGAAGTCGCACTTGAAATCCCGGCCTTCAACGCGGATGAAGCCGAGTATGTGCTCCTGTCCTGGTGCACGCTGGGCGAAAAATGCATCTCCGACAGTGACAGCCGCTTCTCCATTTTGCCCCCGGGCAGCACTCTCATGGCCCAGCTCATCCGACGCGGCCCCCTGCCTGAACTGGTGACCGAAAACGTCGAAATCACGTACACCGCCCCGGCGGGCTTCGAAAACCCGGCCAACCATGTGGAATTCTGGAAATACGCGCCGTCCCTGGTTGGCAAGGAGCTGCCCCAAAACATCAGCGCCAAGGGGCTGGGCATGTCGGGCGTGATGAAGCTGGGCGAACAGGGCTCGAACTTTGTGGCGGACGGCATCCCTGTGCTGCCCTACATGGACGACGGAACCATCAATCCCTACCCCGTCTTCACCATCGAAGCCAAGGACACGGCCAGCGGCGAGATTCTGGCAACCACCAAGGTCGTAGCCCCGATCTCCACGGAAATCGGCTGCAAGAACTGTCATGGCGGCACCTGGCGGCACGAGGGAGCCATGGGCATTTCCGTGACCACGGCCTCCGACGTGCTGGCCAGACACGACCGGCGTCACAAGACCCGGTTGCTGCCTGAGGCTGAAGCGGGCAAGCCCGTGCTCTGCCAGAGCTGTCACCCAGATCCGCTGCTCAAAGCCACTGGCAATCCAGAGCTTTTGAACCTCCCGGCCGCCATCCACGGCTTCCACGCCAACTACCTGTCCGGCCAGCCCGGCGCGGAGCCATGCCACTCCTGCCATCCCACCGGGCCGGACAGCTACACCTATTGCGCCCGGGGCACGCATGCGGCCAAGGGCCTGACCTGCGTCAACTGCCATGGCACCCTGGAAGACCACGCCCTGTCGCTCTTGCGCGGGGAAAAAGAAGCGGGCAAGCCCAAGGCCGACCTGCTCATGCGTCACATCAAGCCCAGACTGGTCGCTTCTGTCGAAGAAATCGAACCGCGCACACCGTGGAACGATCAACCGGATTGTCTGAACTGCCACGTGGACTTCGAGCCCCCGCACGACGCGGAGCCTTCCGCTTTCAACCAGTGGGTGCGCGGACCGGAAGGGCTTTATCGCATGCGTACCGATGACGCGGGACTCATGTGCGAATCATGCCATGGTTCGACCCACGCCGAATATCCGGGCACAAACGCGTTTCATCCGGATCTCGACGCCATCCAGCCCCTGCAGTACCAGGGACATCCGGGTCCCATCGGGAGCAAGGGCAACTGCGCGGTGTGCCACACCGAAGACATGTACGACGAATTCCATCATCCCAACATTCTCGGCGCACTCTAA
- a CDS encoding YhcG family protein: MSDAHLTTPEYRDWLKQIKQRLRQAQMKAAVQVNTALLTFYWELGADIAERQKSAQWGSGFLKQLSADLMADFPDMKGFSYRNIKYIRQWYLFYAKRDSNWATSCGPITKRPAAQLAGPEKLINAAQPASRVYWPQAVAQLVRIPWGHNREIISKCKDVAEALYYVNKTIEHNWSRNVLTHQIESGLYQRDGKAITNFSVTLPAPQSDLAQQLIKDPYNFDFLTLTEDYNERELEKALTDHITTFLLELGAGFAYVGRQKGLQVGERDFFLDLLFYHIKLHCYVVIELKTGEFEPEYAGKLNFYLKAVDEQLRGERDEPTIGILLCKTRDRVVVEYALSDIHKPMGVSEYQLTRALPENLKPSLPSIEELEAEFGNPEGGEE, encoded by the coding sequence ATGAGCGACGCGCATTTGACAACTCCGGAATACCGCGACTGGCTAAAGCAGATTAAACAGCGCTTGCGACAGGCGCAGATGAAGGCGGCGGTGCAGGTGAATACCGCCCTACTGACCTTTTACTGGGAACTGGGCGCGGACATCGCGGAGCGCCAAAAGTCGGCCCAATGGGGCAGCGGGTTTCTGAAGCAACTGAGCGCCGATCTGATGGCGGATTTTCCGGATATGAAGGGGTTTTCGTACAGGAATATCAAGTACATCAGGCAATGGTACCTCTTTTATGCAAAGAGGGATTCAAATTGGGCCACAAGCTGTGGCCCAATTACGAAACGCCCTGCTGCACAATTGGCGGGACCGGAAAAACTGATAAACGCGGCGCAGCCTGCTTCACGCGTTTATTGGCCACAAGCTGTGGCCCAATTGGTGCGAATTCCCTGGGGGCACAACCGGGAGATCATTTCCAAGTGTAAGGACGTCGCCGAAGCGCTCTACTATGTGAACAAAACCATCGAGCACAACTGGAGCCGCAATGTGCTCACGCATCAGATTGAGAGCGGCCTGTACCAGCGCGATGGCAAGGCGATCACCAATTTTTCGGTAACGCTACCGGCACCGCAATCGGATTTGGCGCAACAGCTGATTAAAGATCCCTACAATTTCGATTTTCTGACGCTGACTGAAGACTACAACGAGCGGGAGCTGGAAAAGGCGCTGACCGACCATATAACAACGTTCCTCTTGGAACTAGGAGCCGGTTTCGCCTATGTGGGACGACAGAAAGGTTTGCAGGTGGGCGAGCGGGATTTCTTCCTCGACCTGCTCTTCTATCACATCAAGCTCCATTGCTATGTAGTCATTGAACTCAAGACCGGCGAGTTCGAACCGGAGTATGCGGGCAAGCTGAACTTTTATCTGAAAGCGGTGGACGAGCAGCTACGCGGCGAGCGGGATGAGCCGACCATCGGCATTCTGCTCTGCAAAACACGGGATCGCGTTGTGGTGGAGTATGCCTTGAGCGATATCCACAAACCGATGGGTGTTTCGGAATACCAGCTCACCCGCGCCCTGCCGGAAAATCTGAAACCGAGTCTGCCCTCGATAGAGGAGCTTGAAGCAGAATTCGGCAACCCGGAGGGCGGCGAGGAATAA
- a CDS encoding EAL domain-containing protein, whose protein sequence is MAKKLFTSLRSRAIVTLTAIFMAMGVGSVLIVGLIIIERLDTFERDLAAANIRRVRNSVQQDMQRVDNLLKDWAWWDDTYQFMSTASEDYAESNITPDVFLNQGLSVIAFVTKEGEILHASQMSREGDALEAPSKALLSYVKRISLSSPPEDLFSGAPALVNIDGSLWIAANRAILTSQQTGPARGRLWMIQKIDAAYVEKLTLRTELALQIHVTEDGTLPQAMRVLQTDPPASGEALVVPERALIWSALLLSDAAGGPPVAIIANAPRELTILARATMKTSLAVLIVFGAIGFFSGFAFLEKNILSRLSLLSSRVKNDAPDAQFCRLDQNCDEIDQLSNLVDTAFTSIRENERFLKEILGAIKVGVMLIRKEDRVIVSANPYASALAGLSEKDIVGKVCHQFTCGAEIGKCPVCDLGQNLDNYKCEFLGSDGERIDILKSVTLITRNDQKYLLETFWDIREIERTRHLLEESEERYRAIFLNTGTPGILINEDTSIDVANTEFLHLAGVTQDDMRQNPSWTRFFHPDDVQRMLRYHAQRRQDEAIAPRTYEARLVDSSGELHHVKLTVAMIPRTQQSIAFLLDITDIKNAEWKLHELAYTDTLTGLPNRLCAMERLDRTVQGLSPATGSLAVFLLDLDDFKVINDSWGHAVGDIVLMEAGQRLVSILKTSELVGRLGGDEFIIVSDANKSKDEYVKLAQKLINALSAPFQFGDSETYLSVSVGVAVFPEDGNTAGQLIRCADLAMYQAKALGKNIYRFHSPELTLKAQRRMEIESELRLALDSGEIVAFFQPVIDLETRKIVGAEALARWCKRDGTLISPMDFIPVAEQTSLITDIDFSILSQACRQARGWDEDGLGRLRISCNISARHFQRGNLPREVMRVLEASKLPPSQLTLEVTETVYMENIDQVRSILESIDAMGVSSALDDFGTGYSSLSYVRSLSFDVLKIDKSFVKNLPEESSLALIRAMLGIAISLEIIPLAEGIETQEQFLLLKSLGCKLGQGYLFSPPVPAAQFQELLKKQNKI, encoded by the coding sequence ATGGCAAAAAAACTTTTCACTTCCCTGCGCTCCCGGGCGATTGTCACGCTCACTGCGATTTTCATGGCCATGGGCGTTGGTTCTGTACTCATAGTCGGGCTGATCATCATCGAACGCCTCGACACCTTCGAGCGCGACTTGGCCGCCGCCAACATACGCCGTGTGCGGAACTCGGTGCAGCAAGACATGCAGCGTGTCGACAACCTGCTCAAAGACTGGGCGTGGTGGGATGACACCTATCAATTCATGTCCACAGCCTCGGAAGATTATGCGGAAAGCAACATCACTCCGGACGTGTTCCTCAACCAGGGTCTCAGCGTCATAGCTTTCGTGACAAAGGAGGGGGAGATCCTGCATGCCTCGCAGATGTCCCGCGAAGGAGATGCGCTCGAAGCCCCCAGCAAAGCCCTGCTCAGCTATGTCAAAAGAATCAGCCTCTCCTCGCCCCCCGAAGATCTTTTCAGCGGCGCCCCCGCGCTGGTGAACATCGACGGCTCATTATGGATCGCCGCAAACCGCGCAATACTGACATCCCAGCAGACCGGGCCGGCGCGCGGCCGGCTGTGGATGATCCAGAAAATCGACGCTGCCTACGTTGAAAAGCTGACCCTGCGCACGGAACTCGCGCTGCAAATCCACGTCACCGAGGACGGAACGCTGCCGCAAGCCATGCGCGTGCTGCAAACCGATCCTCCGGCGTCAGGCGAAGCTCTCGTTGTTCCCGAGCGCGCCCTCATCTGGAGCGCCCTGCTTCTTTCCGACGCTGCAGGCGGCCCGCCCGTAGCCATCATCGCCAATGCCCCCAGGGAACTGACCATCCTGGCCCGCGCGACAATGAAGACCAGCCTCGCGGTGCTCATTGTGTTCGGGGCGATCGGCTTCTTCAGCGGCTTCGCCTTTCTCGAAAAAAACATCCTGTCCCGGCTGTCGCTGCTGAGCTCGCGCGTCAAAAACGATGCTCCGGACGCTCAATTTTGCAGGCTGGATCAAAACTGCGACGAAATAGACCAGCTCTCGAATCTGGTGGACACAGCTTTTACGTCCATCCGTGAGAACGAGCGTTTTCTCAAGGAAATCCTGGGCGCGATCAAGGTCGGTGTCATGCTCATCCGCAAGGAAGACAGGGTCATCGTCAGCGCCAACCCATATGCGAGCGCTCTGGCCGGACTGTCCGAAAAGGACATTGTGGGCAAGGTCTGCCATCAGTTCACCTGCGGCGCTGAAATCGGGAAATGCCCGGTCTGTGATCTCGGGCAGAACCTCGACAATTACAAATGCGAGTTTCTCGGTAGCGACGGCGAACGGATTGATATCCTCAAATCCGTGACCCTCATCACCCGAAACGATCAGAAATATCTGCTTGAAACATTCTGGGACATCCGCGAGATCGAACGCACGCGGCACCTCCTGGAGGAATCCGAAGAGCGTTACCGCGCGATTTTCTTGAACACCGGCACGCCAGGAATCCTCATCAACGAGGATACGTCCATCGACGTCGCCAACACGGAATTTCTCCACCTGGCCGGGGTCACGCAGGACGACATGCGCCAGAACCCCTCCTGGACGCGCTTTTTCCATCCGGATGATGTGCAGAGGATGCTTCGTTACCACGCACAGAGGCGCCAGGACGAAGCCATCGCGCCAAGAACCTATGAAGCGCGGCTGGTGGATTCCTCGGGAGAGCTGCATCATGTCAAGCTCACCGTGGCCATGATCCCGCGCACCCAGCAATCCATCGCATTCCTGCTCGACATCACCGACATCAAGAACGCCGAATGGAAGCTGCATGAACTCGCCTACACGGACACCCTGACCGGCCTGCCCAACCGCCTCTGCGCCATGGAAAGACTGGACAGGACGGTGCAGGGCCTTTCCCCTGCAACCGGGAGCCTCGCCGTTTTCCTGCTCGACCTCGACGATTTCAAGGTCATCAACGACTCCTGGGGACACGCCGTGGGCGACATCGTACTCATGGAGGCGGGGCAACGGCTTGTTTCCATCCTCAAGACATCCGAGTTGGTGGGCCGCCTCGGCGGCGACGAGTTCATCATCGTATCCGATGCCAACAAATCCAAGGACGAGTATGTCAAATTGGCCCAAAAACTCATCAACGCCCTGTCCGCGCCATTCCAATTCGGAGATTCTGAAACATATCTCAGCGTGAGCGTCGGCGTAGCCGTCTTCCCCGAAGATGGGAACACCGCCGGACAACTGATCCGGTGCGCGGATCTGGCCATGTATCAGGCCAAAGCCCTCGGCAAGAACATCTACCGGTTCCATTCTCCGGAACTGACTTTAAAAGCCCAGCGCCGGATGGAAATCGAGAGTGAGTTGCGCCTGGCTCTGGACTCCGGAGAAATTGTCGCCTTCTTCCAGCCGGTCATCGACCTCGAAACCCGGAAAATTGTCGGGGCCGAAGCCCTGGCACGCTGGTGCAAACGGGACGGCACCCTTATCTCTCCAATGGATTTCATACCCGTGGCAGAACAGACAAGCCTCATCACCGACATCGACTTCAGCATCCTGTCGCAGGCCTGCCGTCAGGCCCGGGGCTGGGATGAGGACGGATTGGGGCGGCTGCGCATCTCCTGCAATATCTCCGCGCGGCATTTCCAACGCGGAAACCTGCCCAGGGAAGTGATGCGCGTCCTTGAGGCCAGCAAACTGCCCCCAAGTCAACTGACCCTTGAAGTCACCGAAACGGTATACATGGAAAACATCGACCAGGTGCGCAGCATACTCGAATCCATTGACGCCATGGGCGTTTCGAGCGCCCTCGACGACTTTGGAACCGGCTATTCCTCCTTGTCGTACGTGCGGTCCCTTTCCTTCGATGTCTTGAAAATCGACAAGTCCTTCGTGAAAAACCTGCCGGAAGAGTCCTCGCTCGCACTCATTCGCGCCATGCTCGGCATCGCCATCAGCCTGGAGATAATCCCCTTGGCCGAAGGCATAGAGACCCAGGAACAATTCCTGCTGCTCAAATCACTGGGCTGCAAGCTTGGACAGGGCTACCTGTTTTCACCTCCGGTGCCGGCCGCGCAGTTTCAAGAACTGCTCAAAAAACAGAACAAAATATGA